The DNA window GAAGCGGGGCTTATAACAGAACATTGACTCCTTTCGGGTTCCAGACGGAGCAAAGAAATTATTGGGATGTTCCGGAGATTTACAATACTATGTCTCCGTTTATGCATGCTGACAAAATGAAAACTCCACTGCTGCTGATACATGGTGATGCAGATAACAATCCGGGAACTTTTACCCTGCAGACGGAAAGATATTTCCAGGCATTGAAAAATCTGGGTGCACCGGTAAAAATGGTTCTTCTTCCAAAAGAAGCCCACGGTTATCAGGCTAAAGAAAATATTCTACATCTTCTATGGGAACAGGATCAGTTCCTTGAAAAGTGTCTGAAAAAATAATAATTAAATAGGCTGTTTATTCGTAAACAGCCTATTTTAATTCAAAAATATAATAGGGAAGTTTTGATTTATAGGTGGTTTAAGATCTCATTAATATGCTTTAGTTCCATAAAATTTTCATGTTCCAAATGATGTTCATGTTGCTCATGAGTCCAGGTCACATGATACGGAATATGTGCCGCAGATCCTCCAATTTCCAGTACCGGTAAAATGTCTGACTTTATAGAGTTTCCAAGCATCAGGAAGTTTTCCGGCTGGCAGTCAAGGTGTTTTAGTAGCTTTTTATAATCATGTTCTTTCTTATCACTCATGATTTCAATATGATGAAAATATTCCTGTAATCCTGAATTCTTGAGTTTTCTTTCCTGATCCAGCAGATCACCTTTGGTTGCGACTACCAGTCTGTATCTTCCTTTTAAACTTTCAAGGGTTTCCGTGACGCCTTCTAAAAGTTCAATAGGTTTTTGAAGAAGGT is part of the Chryseobacterium lactis genome and encodes:
- a CDS encoding HAD family hydrolase yields the protein MNNHITTIAFDADDTLWINEPYFQEAEKEFCILLEDYLPQHSVSQELFKTEMQNLHLYGYGVKGFMLCMIETINRVSDGTASLQLVGKAIELGQDLLQKPIELLEGVTETLESLKGRYRLVVATKGDLLDQERKLKNSGLQEYFHHIEIMSDKKEHDYKKLLKHLDCQPENFLMLGNSIKSDILPVLEIGGSAAHIPYHVTWTHEQHEHHLEHENFMELKHINEILNHL